The DNA segment TTATCACGGAATACCGTCCAATGGAAAAAAACTCTCACACACCCACCTGTTGTTATTGAACTCCCCGCGTAGCCGCAAGGGATTCCCGGCCTAATGAAACAGATAGCCCGCACCCTCACCGACTGCGAAGATGGATTCCTTAAAGACAAAACGTACCTGATTCACGACAGAGATCCACTGTATCGAACAGAAGGATTCCACGCTCTGCTCAAAACCTCCGGCGTAGAACCTGTAAGACTGCCGGCACACAGTCCCGACCTGAACGCCTATGCAGAAAGGTTCGTCAGGTCAGTAAAATCAGAATGCCTTGACCATCTGATTCTGTCGTCCGTCGAACAGCTCGAGTACGTTCTTGGTGAATACAGCAACTATTATCACCACGAGCGCATTCACCAATCACTGGGCAGAATCATCGAACCAAAGCACCAGCTTGACGAAACAGCCGATATCAGGTGCATTGAACGCCTCGGCGGACTGCTGAAATCCTACCACCGCCTGGCCGCGTAGCAGGAAGTCCCGTTGACAAACTAATCAGGCCTATGACATCCCCGCAACCCGTGCGTCAACACTGGCAATATTTACCACTTCCATCAAGTTGTAACCGACCAGGCCCACTGCCTACGCTGTCAATTACGGACGCAATTCCGAATCTTAACTTGTTAAAGACAACATTTTAAGCACAGATGACTTTTTGCACCCCACGCGAGCCAAAGTTTGAAATCTCAGCAGGAATGGATTCCCCTTTATCATAAAATCATACACAATTTACCAACGGTCGAAAAGTCGGAGAACAAGGCTTAACGTGCTGTTTTCACCTTCTCGTTATCATCAACAACCTCTTCTGTCTTTCGCTTTTGCAGATAAGTTGTCTTGTTGAGTTTCGGATACCCTTCTTTGCGTATCCGGTCACCCAAGGCCTGAAAGTTCTTGCGAGCATCATCCGGAATACCGCCGTCTATATCCAGACCGGTATTGAGGAGCAAGTTGGCATTATTATCTGAAGCACTCTCAAGCATTCGCCACAACTTAGCTGGTGACCAACACTTCGCATTCTTACGCCACGCCCAACTACCTGTCGAAGTCACACATATCTCGGCTTTTTTGCCATAATTCTTACTCCAGGCTTCATCTGCCAACTTCCGAATCCTTCTATTCTCGGGACTGTTACCGGGATAGGCACCTGCTATCGAACCAAGATGTCGCTCACCAATAAGAAAATCCTCAGTACCTGTCGCCCCAGTCTTGAAACCGATCAAAGCATGTGGCTGGTGTTCATGGATCAGATCATAAAACTCCTGCATTTTGAACATCTCTGGATTCGCAAGAACACCACCGAGTGTGTCGAACCAGAACCCCGCAACGGGCCCGTATTTTTCACAAAGCTCGCTCAATTGATTCTTGCAGAACTGGCGGTAAATCTCAAAATCCTCTTCCTTTGCATACCTGAAGTAATCCGGCTTGGCCTTGTAGTGGGGCCGGGCACAACCATAGAGATTCGAAGGCATAAAGTATGGGTGCGTCCAGTCAATACCTATCGAATAGTAAATAAACAACGGCATGTCTTCTGCGTGGCAGGCCTGAGCAAGTTCTCCGAGGAAATCCCGCTTTGCCTGATAATCCATACTGTCCCAGTCAGTGTAAGCTGAATCCCACAGACAGAAACCATCATGGTGCTTTGCAACGAATGTGATGTAATTCATCCCGCTGGCGCGAGCAAACTTTACAATCTCTTCAGCATCAAAATCTTTGCCCGTAAATCTTGCAGCCGTCTTCTTGTATTCCTCAAGCGGTATTCTGGAATAGAACATCTGCCACTCAGCTTCATAAGGGCCCCAGACACCCCAGTGAATAAACAGCCCCATGCGAGCTTGATCAAACCACTTAAAATTTGCCTGCCGAGGATTCTCAGCGTACAACTTCGCATGGTCCTCGAGATAACCGGGAACAGTTTTCTCCCCTGCCAGCGCGAGGGACGCCAAAGAAACTACCACAAGGATCAGTAAACACTTTTTTTCATAACTCTTTTTCATTACGCTACGCCCTTATGAATGACAGATGTAATAAAAAGCACAGGCAACTGCCCAAAGTAGCTGAAATGGCCAGTTGCCTTAACGTTTTCAGGTCACAAACAAATCAGTCACAGTTGCTTTCGGGTATCAAACTGCAATTCAGCCAACTGCTCGCGAACATCGCAAAATCTGCGAGATTAACCTTGCAATCGCCCGTAAAATCAGGATGAATTAAGAAACTATGAAAGCCAGACACCTTTAAAGCCACCTCAATCACATAGCCTTCTTATTAAAGCACTTACAAACACAGACCTTAACACAATTAACCGTCAACGCTTAACATAAATGCAATCACAGAGTTTAAACACCTTCAACTCGCCGTGTCAATTAGCCACTCTCACCAAATTCCATAAATAGTATAGGCAGCCTGCCAGCACTATCAACAATAAAGCTCTTAGTACGGCCTTTCCCAACAAATAAAAAACCAAATCCCCACCCCCCTCGCCGAATCCCCCAGCCGCACTATTTAGCAGTCCACCCGGAATGGACACGCCCCAAAGTCCTCGCAGGCGCGGCCATTGAACCCTTCCCCCACCGTCTCGCCATAAAAAAAGGGACACGCCCATCGGACATGTCCCTTCTGTATTGAATGCCTGGCAAACGCGTAAGATACGCTTATTCGCTCTTGGCTTCCTCAGCTTCTTTAGCCGCCTTTGCAGCCGCTTCTGCTGCAGCCTTGGCCGCCTCAGCTGCCTCTTCAGCGGCCTTTTCTGCTGCTATCTTTTCCGCCTTAGTGAAAGGCTTGCCCTTCTTACGGGCAATTTCCAGAGCCTTCTGACGGCGTTTCTTCCTCGCTTCACCGATCTTGGTTGTCACGCCCTTCTTGGCGAGGATATCAACAACCGTATCACTGGGAACTGCACCCTTTTCGATCCAGTACTTGGCACGCTCCAGATCGATCACGATCTGCTTTTCTTCGTCCTTCTCGATAGGATCATAGTGACCGATCTTCTCGAGGATCCTGCCGTCACGCGGATTGCGCGACTCGATAGCGTGGATCCTGAAGAAAGGTCTGTGCCTGCGACCTATCCTTGTCAATCTCAGTTTAACTGCCATTACTACTTCCTTTCAAACTTTCTCTATATGTCAAATTTTCGAGAACCGCTTATCGGTTCACGAAACACGTTTACATTCCAGACTGTAGCCGTTTATAAATATCGCAAAAACAGCCTCGTCAACCTTCGCATCCTGAGCGATCCGCTCTACCTGCTCATCCGTCAGGCTCGTCGCGTTGGCCTTTTCCTCGGGCGTCATGATCGCTACCGCCCGCCGGATCTGCTCCAGTTCCTCATGGCTGGGCGATTCGAGCATCCCGAGCTCACCCGAGCCGCGATTGTCCCCGAACTGCCGTCTGACCTGTCGGCCATACTCATCGCCAACAAAGCGAGCGACCTTTTCGAGGTACTGCTCCAGAGACATCCGCGATTTTGACGAAGCCGTCATTTTAATTCACAAATTCCAAAACGCTATATAAAATCAGAAAAAAACACGATTTTTGTGCCCGCAGAAGCATTCTCAGCCCCCACAAACTGCAAAATCCGCCCCCGTCAGCGGCGTTTCTTGATCTTGCCGCGTCTGCGTATCGTCTTTTTACGCTTGCTGCGTTGCTTAATCTTCTTGCCGCCCTGCATCATACTCGCCATGTCCATCCTGCCGGACATAAGCCCTTTCAAACCGCCCATACCGCCGCTGCTCACGACCTTCATCATATCCCGGCTGCGCTTGAACGTCTTGACCAGTGAAGCGACCTCGTTCGGCGTCCTGCCGCAACCGCGCGCGATACGCCGTCTGCGCGAAGCGCTTATAGTTTCCGGATCCCGGCGCTCCTCCTCTGTCATCGAGTGGATGATCCCCTCCATCTTGCCGATCTCGCCGTCGTCGATATCCATATTACCGAGCTGCTGACCTACGCCCGGCAGCAGCTTGAGCATACTGCTCATCCCGCCCATCTTCTTCATGGCCTTCATCTGCTTGAGGAAGTCGTCAAAGCCGAAGGTGCCCTTCTGCATCTTCGTCTGCATTTTCTTCGCTTCCTCTTCATCGTACTGCTCCTGGGCCTTCTCAACCAGGGTAACCACGTCACCCATGCCCAGAATACGACTTGCCATCCTGTCCGGATGAAACTCTTCGATCTTGTCGAGCTTTTCACCGACACCAATGAACTTGATCGGCTTGCCCGTAACGGCCTTGACACTCAAAGCAGCACCGCCTCGTGCGTCACCGTCAAGCTTGGTCAGTATCACGCCGTCCAGTTCCAGACGGTCGTTAAATTCCTTCGCCGACGTAACCGCGTCCTGGCCGATCATCGCGTCGCAAACCAGGTATATCTGGTGCGGCGTGACCGCCTTGGCTACATCGGAAACCTCGCCCATCATCTCTTCATCGATGTGCAGCCGCCCCGCCGTATCCAGGATAGCAACGTCGTAACCGCCCTGCTTACAACGCTTTATGCCGTTTTTCGCCACGCGGACCGCATCTTTCGTGTCCTCTGTATAAACCTCGACATCGATCTGCTCACCGAGCGTCACCAACTGATCGATAGCCGCAGGCCTCTGCAGGTCGTCCGCGATCATCATCGGCTTTTTGCCCTTGCTGATCAGATATTTCGCCAGCTTAGCAGCAGTCGTCGTTTTACCGCAACCCTGCAGACCCGCAAGCATTATTATAGTAGGACCGGGCGAGACAAAGTAAACCTGCGTATCCACGGGCCCCATCAGCTTGGTCAACTCATCATTTACGATCTTGACCATCACCTGACCGGGATGCAGCGACTTGACCACTTCCTGGCCCATGGCTGCTTCCTGCACGTCCTTGCAGAACTGCTTGGCCACTTTATAGTTTACATCCGCCTCCAGCAGGGCTTTTCGCACCTCACGCATGGCCTCCTTGACGTTGGCCTCGGTGATCTTGCCTTTACCGGAAAGCGATTTAAATACCGAATTAAATTTCTGCGTTAAAGCATCAAACAATGTAAGTCACCCTGAATAAAGAAGTTTCGCAAATTTTACAGGCGCAGGGATACCGAGCAATTAAACATGGAATTCTACGCACCAAAGCCCGATTGTTCAAGAAAAAACTCGAATTTGCCAACCTCAACACCCCTAACGACCCAAAATTCCCCACTTTAGCGTGCATTTCACCCCCGAACCTCGCTGTAATTCGGCAATATTGACAACTTTATCGAAAAAAACCTTGTCTTGACGGCTCAAATCCGTATACTGGGCAATTCTTTGTAGAGCTCGGTAGCGGTTGTGCGCCGTCCCGGGTCGGAATGATTGAATTTTTACCCATGTTTACGGGTAAGAAACGGACAGGAGATATAACCGTGAAGACAGAAATTCTCGAATCAGTAGAAAGCAAGAGCCTCAAGCAGGAACTGCCCCACTTTGAAGTGGGCGACACAGTACAGGTTCACTGCAAGATCAAAGAAGGCGAAAAAGAACGTATCCAGCTTTTCAGCGGTACGGTCATCGCTCGAAACGGCCGCGGCATCAACGAAACCTTCACCGTTCGCAGAATGATCGGCGACGAAGGCGTTGAGCGTGTTTTCCCGCTCCACTCGCCGAACGTCGTTACAGTCGAACCGATGCGATCCAGCAAGGTCCGCCGTGCAAAGCTCTACTTCCTCCGCGAACGTCGCGGCAAGGGCGTAAGACTCGCACAGCGTCGTAGCGATCACACTGCCCGCAGGTAATCGGGATCCCGGAAGTGCTCTGGTTCCCGGCCCTGAGAAAAAGGCTCCGCTCCAACTCCGCCAAACTCGGCAAGTGGGGCGAGAAGAAAAGCCTCAAGTTTCTCAAGAACAAGGGCCTCAAACCGATAACCACCAACTTCCGCGGCAGGTCCGGCGAGATCGACCTGATAATGAGCGATACCGACGGCAGGATCATTTTCGTCGAAGTCAAAACAAGGGCCAGCGAACACAAAGCGCTGGCCCATACTGCAGTTACACCACGCAAGCAAAAGCACCTCATCCGCACCGCCCGTGATTTCTGCCGTCAGTACAGCCTCAACGACCGTCCCATGCGTTTCGACGTGATCGCGGTAGTCCTCCCCGCCACCGGCCCGGCCGAAATTCGCCATTACGAAAACGCCTTTCGCCCCTGAACACAATCGCAAACAGGAGAAAACATAATGCAGTTGATCGACACACACGCACACCTGACGTTCCCCGAGATTGAAACGCAGGTCGAAGACGTACTCGCCCGCAGCCGCGAAGCAGGCGTCGACCGCTGGATCACCATCGGCACCGACCCCGAACAGATCGAAAAGACCATCGAACTCGCCCGCCGCCACGACAACATGTGGGCCGCCGTCGGCGTTCATCCCCACCACGCATCAGAAGTCGATCAGCCCCACCTTGACCGCATTCGCGAACTCGCAGCAGACCCCAAGGTCGTCGCCATCGGCGAAGCGGGCCTCGACTATCACTATGAACTCAGCGTCCGCGACAAGCAGAAAGAGGTTTTCCGCGCCCAGCTCCAGATCGCTGCCGACACAAACCTCCCCATCGTAGTCCACACCCGCAAGGCGTTCGAAGACAGCATGGAAATCCTGGACGAATTCGCGGGCAAACTCAAGAACGTCGTCATCCACTGCTACTCCGGCACACCCGAACAGACACAGCAGGTCCTCGACCGCGGCTTCTACATTTCATTCACCGGCATCGTCACCTTCAAACGCACCGACGACGTCCGTGAAGTCGCAAAGATGGTCCCCCTCGACCGCATGATGATAGAAACCGACACCCCCTACATCTCCCCCGAACCAGTCCGCAAACAAAAACCCAACGAACCGGCCCTGATGATCCACACCGCAAAACTCCTCGCCAACCTCCACGGACTGCCCCTTGAAACCTTCGCCCAAAAAGTAACCGCCACCAGCGAAAAATTCTTCAACCTTGCATAGCGTCATCATGACGGTATAATACCAAAGAGCGTATTTGATGCGTTTTTATGACAAACCAGAATATCTTCATTAAGAGTTCTAATTTTCGCTAAGGGAACGCAATGATGGAATTCGAAAATCTTGTGATGGTTTTTGTAGGCTTTTTTCTATTGGTTTTGATGTTAGTGGCACTGTTTGGTATCAAAAATTCATTTGCTAAAATACAAGCGGACATTCATAAGATCGCTGCAAAAATGGACCAGCAATCCGGCCCACAAGCCTAAACCCAGCATTCACCGCTTAGCAACCGCGATCCGGTCGTGCCTGGCAAAATCCTTCTCGATCCGCACCTCGCTGAACAGCCCCGTCCCTTCCAGCAGTTCCCGCACCGCGTCGCCCTGCTGATAGCCGATCTCCAGCATAACCGCGCCGTCCGGCTTCAAATACGTCGCAAGCTCCCCCATCATCCGCTCGTAAATATCCAGCCCCTTCTCCCCCGCGACCAGCGCCCTCGCCGGCTCATATTCCTTCACGTTCCTGTCCAGCCCCTCATACTCCGCCTCAGTCACGTAAGGCGGATTCGACACGATCAGATCAAACTGCTTATCCGCAAACCCTTCCACCGCCTCGAATAGATCGCCCCCGCAAAGCTCAACCTTCTCACCCAGCCCGTGCTTTTCTACGTTCCGCCCCGCAACCTCCATCGCCTCGTCGCAAATATCGGTCGCGATAACCTTCACATCCTCCACGCCTTTCGCAACCGCTGCCGCAATACATCCCGATCCCGTGCATAGCTCCAGCACATAACGCGGCACCTGCCGTTCACGCAAAAACTCGATCGCCCTCTCGACCAGTCCCTCCGTCTCAGGCCGCGGTATCAAAACCGCAGGTGAAACGTCTATCTGCATCGAATAAAATTCCGTATGCCCCACCAGGTACGCCACGGGCTCATGCTCGCCCGCCCGCTTTACCAGGTCCCGCAGCTTCGCCAACTTGTCCGGCCCGACCGGCTTATCGTAATGCATATAAAGCTGGATCCGCTCCAGCCCGAGAACATTCGAGAGCAGCATCTCCGCCGCCAGCCGAGGCGCATCCACGCCCTTGTTCTCGAAAAACGGTATCATCCAGTCAAGCAGCTTCTTAATCGTCCATGTCTGCGTCGCCATACAAAATTTCCATCGAAACTATGCAAATTGAAATTACAGCCGCACCTGCCGCGCTAAATATACATCTTGTCCATCATCCGCGGGAATGGTATGCACTGACGGATATGCTTTTCGCCCGTTATCCACGCAACCGTCCGCTCGACGCCCAATCCGAACCCTCCGTGCGGCACGGACCCGTACTTACGCAGATCCAGATACCACGAATAGTTCTCCGGATCGTAACCTTCCTCGTCAATCCGCTTCATTAAATAGTCGTAATCATCCTCACGCACACTACCGCCGATGATCTCTCCGAACCCCTCCGGCGCGAGCAGGTCGAAATTCTCGACCACATCCGTATTGCTCCGATCCGTCTTCATATAGAACGCCTTCGCACTCCGCGGATAATGCGTCACGAACACCGGCCGATCGTGCATCTGCGAAATGATCGTCTCATCCGAGCCGCCCAGGTCCTTGCCCCAGTTGAACTCCGCCGCCAGTTTCGCGTGCTTCGGATTGTTCTCGATCTTCTTCTCAAGCTCCTCAAGCTCCGTCCGCAGCTCGATCAGCATTCTCGCGTTCTTCTCACGCTTCCACTTCTTGACCCCGCCAGACTTCTCCTCCGCCTCGATATCCGCGATATGCTTTTCGATCTCCGTCTTGCGAGCCTTGAAAGACTCGAGCTGCTCGGCCATAAACTTCGCCGCCTTATCGCTCTTGAGAAGCTCCGCCGCCTCCGTATAAGTCATCCGCACGAACGGCGGCTTGATGTTCTCCAGATGCGGTATATCCGCCCCCAGCGTCTCAAGCTCGCCGCGATTCTTCTCCAGCACCTGCTGTACCACGAACGATACGAAATTCTCCCCAAGCTCCAGCAATCCCGGCAGATCGATATACGCAACCTCAGGCTCGACCATCCAGAACTCCGTCAAGTGCCTCCGCGTCTTGCTCTTTTCCGCGCGGAACGTCGGTCCAAAACAGTAGACCTTGCCGTAGCTCATCGCCGCCGACTCAAGATATAACTGCCCCGTCTGCGCCAGATACACCGGCTGACCGAAATAATCCACCTCGAACAGCGTCTGCTCACCCTCACCCGCCGTCGGCGCGAATATCGGCGTATCGATCAGCGTAAATCCGTTATCGTTGAAGAACCGTCGGATCGCATCGATCACCGTATGCCTTACCTTGCCTATCGCCCACTGCCTCTGCGATCGCAAATGCAGATGTCGATGCTTCAGCAGAAAGTCCACCCCATGCTCCTTGGGCGTGATCGGATAATCCGTCGCCTCGCATACCACCTCGGCACCCGTGACGCTCAGCTCATACCCGCCCACCGAACGCGGCTCCTCACGGCATGTCCCGGTAACTACCAGCGAAGACTCCTGCCCAAGCCGCTTGAGCTCGTCGAACTTTTCCTCCGCAAACTCCGCCTTCTCAACAATGCACTGGCAAAGCCCCGTTCCGTCCCGCAGGATCAGGAACACCAGCTTACCGCTCGAACGCGAATTATAAAGCCACCCCTGCAGCGAAACTTCTTCACCGACATGATCCTTCAGTTCACTGATCGTAGTCTTCTGTACCGCCATGATACCGCCTTAAAATCTCTCAAAGTTTGCAAATACAACACGCCGAAACCACATCGGCCGCCATGATCGTCACATTATAAACCCGCCCCATGCGATTTGTCGAGCAAATGATCCGCAATTCCCCGCACCAGTATCAGTCAAGCCGAACCTTTATCACGACCTTGCGAACATTCGCCGCCTCATCCAGCGTCCGCCCCGGCATATGTGCATCATGCGGATAGAACATAGCGAACATCCCCGGCTGCATGTTGATCGTCCCTGTATCTATCGAAGGCTCGTAAAACGCCACATCCCGCTCACCGTCATACGCCTCGATCTCGGCAAGATCACCGACATGGGCATGCCCGATCACCTCCGCCCCCGCCGTTATCAACTGTATATCCAGGTACCTGCGATGCGCCTCGAACCTGCCCAGCTCCCAGTCCTGCGTCTGGTATGAATCCACGTTGAAAAACAGCCGTTCGCCGTCGACCTCATACCGCCCGTCCGGCAACTGCGTAAAAGGCTGTCGCTGCAGCACTTCAAACGCACGCCCAAGATTACCACCGCCAAGCGCCGCATACCGCCCGGCATTCTCGATCCTGTCAAATACCACTTAATACTCCGTCATCACAAAGGCTCAGAACTCTCAACCCCGCCCTCATCGCTCTTAGGCTCGTCGGGTATTATCGCCCAGGCAACTATATACATAATTGCTACAGGTATGAAACCCGTAATAATAGCTGCAAATACCACGATCAGCCTGACCAGCGTCGGATCGATGTCATACGTCTCGCCGATCCCGCCGCAGACACCAAGCACCTTGCGATCCGTTCGCGACAAATACAACTTCCGCATAATTCGGCCTCCTCAAAAAACCTCGCTCAGTTGCTACTTATTATAGCATTTTTACCAGCGAAAAGCACCAGATCAAAAAAAGGCAGGCCCGAAAACCCGCCTTCTAATTTCCCTAGATATCCAGATTCTCACGCAGATAGGATTTCACCTGGTCAATATTGATCCGCTGCTGATCCATCGAATCACGCTCGCGAACCGTCACAGTGTCATCCTCCAGCGTCTGCCCGTCCACCGTCACGCAGTAAGGCGTACCCGCCTCGTCCTGCCTGCGGTAACGACGCCCAACAGCACCCTTCTCGTCATAGAAGCATGCAAAATGCTTCTTCAGATCGTTCGACAGCTTACCCGCGATCTCCGGCATGCCTTCCTTCTTCACCAGCGGGAACACAGCCGCCTTGATCGGCGCTATCGCAGGGTGGAACCTCAGCACATTACGCGTCTTACCCTTAACCTCTTCCTCGTCATACGCATCAACCAGAAACGCCAGCGTACTCCGGTCGATACCAGCCGAAGGCTCGATCACGTAAGGAATATACCGCTTCTTTTCCTGATCATCGAAGAATGACAACGGCCCCTTATGGTAATCCTCTGCCTCTTCCTTGAGCGTCACCTTCGTCAGATCCCGCCCGTTCTCGTACCAGTCGTTGATCGTCCGCATACCCCGCTGATGCTGCCGCAGGTCGTAATCGGTCCGGTTCGCGATCCCCTCCAGCTCCTGCCAGTCGCCCTGCCCGAACGGGAACTTATACTCCACGTCCACGCACGCTTTGGCGTAGTGAGCCAGCTCATCCGGATCATGATCCCGGAACCGCAGATTCTCTTTCTTGATGCCGTACTCGACATACCACTGGAACCGCTGTTCCTTCCAGTGCTTGTACCATTCCTCGTCCGTGCCCGGCTCGCAGAAAAACTCCATCTCCGCCTGCTCGAACTCACGCGTACGGAAGATAAACGCCTTAGTCGTCACCTCGTTACGAAAACTCTTACCGATCTGCGCGATACCGAACGGCACCTTCACCCGCGTGCTGTCCAGCACGTTCCGGAAATTCGCAAAAATACCCTGCGCCGTCTCGGGACGCAAAAATACCTTCATCTGATCGTCGACGTTCGCTCCCATCTCAGTCTGGAACATCAGCTTGAATTCCATCGGCGCCGAGAACTTCCCAACCGCCCCGCACGCAGGACACACCTTCTTATCCAGGTTCTTCGCATCCTTTGCCGCAAGCTCAGGATCGATATGCTCGGTATGCTCTTCCGCGCCTTCGGTCAGATGATCCACCCGCGAACGCGTATTGCACTTCTGACAAACCGTCACCAGGTCCGCAAATTTATCCGCATGACCGCTCGCCTTCCACACCAGTGGATGCATGAAGATCGACGAATCCAGCCCCACAACATCATCACGCATCTGCACCATGCTCTTCCACCATGCATTGCGCACGTTGCGCTTCAGCTCCGAGCCCAAAGGCCCGTAGTCATAACAGCTCGCCAGCCCGCCGTAGATCTCGCTCGACTGAAAAATAAACCCGCGCCGCTTGCAAAGTGAAACGATATCGTCCAGTTTTGTCAGTTTAGCCATAAAAAATTCCTGAATAAGCCCTCGTAAATTCGTTGTAAGTCGTTTTTCAAGCCGACATTGTACACCAAACCGCCCTGATTACAAGTTTATCACCTCCGGTTTTTATTAGAAGAAAACATTTCGATTCGCTATACTTATAGACAAGTAAACGATTTTACCGAACCCCGCCCCTCCCCGGGCAATTCACACAGGACGTAGATGGAACCGATACACGAACAAAAACAGTCAAGACTCAGAACCGCCGTCTTCGCGATCACGGTCTTTCTCGGCGCATTCCTGCTTTTCCAGGTCCAGCCGATCCTCGGCCGCTACGCCCTCCCCCTCTTCGGAG comes from the Anaerohalosphaera lusitana genome and includes:
- a CDS encoding glycine--tRNA ligase, producing MAKLTKLDDIVSLCKRRGFIFQSSEIYGGLASCYDYGPLGSELKRNVRNAWWKSMVQMRDDVVGLDSSIFMHPLVWKASGHADKFADLVTVCQKCNTRSRVDHLTEGAEEHTEHIDPELAAKDAKNLDKKVCPACGAVGKFSAPMEFKLMFQTEMGANVDDQMKVFLRPETAQGIFANFRNVLDSTRVKVPFGIAQIGKSFRNEVTTKAFIFRTREFEQAEMEFFCEPGTDEEWYKHWKEQRFQWYVEYGIKKENLRFRDHDPDELAHYAKACVDVEYKFPFGQGDWQELEGIANRTDYDLRQHQRGMRTINDWYENGRDLTKVTLKEEAEDYHKGPLSFFDDQEKKRYIPYVIEPSAGIDRSTLAFLVDAYDEEEVKGKTRNVLRFHPAIAPIKAAVFPLVKKEGMPEIAGKLSNDLKKHFACFYDEKGAVGRRYRRQDEAGTPYCVTVDGQTLEDDTVTVRERDSMDQQRINIDQVKSYLRENLDI